One genomic segment of Gammaproteobacteria bacterium includes these proteins:
- the murJ gene encoding murein biosynthesis integral membrane protein MurJ, whose amino-acid sequence MTAPTLFKSSAVFSAITFLSRILGYVRDAAIFIAFGAGGATDAFLVAFRLPNFLRRLFGEGALSQAFVPVFQEYRTRRGAGEAHQLADRVAGTLAALLLGVTAVGVLLAPVLIFIFAPGFVGENDRFNMASQLLRITFPYLLFISLTALASGILNSYGRFGAPAFTPVLLNLSMIAAALWLAPLMEQPITALAWGVLFGGVVQLAFQLAWLKRIGIVVRPRLGFRHPGVRRIARLMTPAVLSSGVMQINLLFDTLIASFLVTGSISWLYLSDRFVELPLALFGIAIGTVLLPGLSKHHAAADPDRFRETLDWGVRGVLLLALPCLAGLMLLAGPILVSLIQYREFTLHDTQMARFSLIAYAAGLPAFMLVKILAGGFYARQQPGRPMRIAVAAMVTNMVLNVVFVVAWEYSETPASHTALAIATSAAAYLNAALLYRALKRDEVYRIRRRTRRLLAKVVAATLVMGAVLFVLIPPLAGWADWTVIRRALTLTGLVALGAAIYWLVLAALRVKLAEFVRAR is encoded by the coding sequence ATGACCGCCCCCACCCTCTTCAAATCCAGCGCCGTTTTCAGCGCCATCACCTTTCTGTCGCGCATTCTCGGTTATGTGCGCGACGCCGCCATCTTCATCGCCTTCGGCGCCGGCGGCGCCACCGACGCCTTTCTCGTCGCCTTCCGCCTGCCCAACTTTCTGCGCCGCCTGTTCGGCGAAGGCGCGCTGTCGCAGGCGTTTGTGCCGGTCTTTCAGGAATACAGAACGCGGCGCGGCGCAGGCGAAGCGCACCAACTCGCCGACCGCGTCGCCGGCACGCTTGCCGCGTTGCTGCTCGGCGTCACCGCCGTCGGCGTGCTGCTGGCGCCGGTGCTGATTTTTATTTTCGCGCCCGGCTTCGTCGGCGAGAACGACCGCTTCAATATGGCGTCGCAACTGTTGCGCATCACCTTCCCGTATTTGCTGTTCATCTCGCTGACGGCGCTGGCGTCGGGCATTCTCAACAGTTACGGGCGTTTCGGCGCGCCCGCGTTCACGCCGGTGCTGCTGAACCTGTCCATGATTGCGGCGGCGCTGTGGCTCGCGCCGCTGATGGAACAGCCCATCACGGCGCTGGCCTGGGGCGTGCTGTTCGGCGGCGTTGTTCAACTGGCGTTTCAACTGGCGTGGCTCAAGCGCATCGGCATCGTCGTGCGTCCGCGCCTCGGCTTCCGCCACCCCGGCGTGCGCCGCATCGCGCGGCTGATGACGCCGGCGGTGCTGAGCTCCGGCGTCATGCAAATCAACCTGCTGTTTGACACGCTGATCGCGTCGTTCCTGGTAACCGGCAGCATCAGTTGGCTGTATCTGTCCGACCGCTTCGTTGAGTTGCCGCTGGCGCTGTTCGGCATCGCCATCGGCACGGTGCTGCTGCCCGGCCTGTCAAAACACCACGCCGCCGCCGACCCCGACCGCTTCCGCGAAACCCTCGACTGGGGCGTGCGCGGCGTGCTGCTGCTGGCGCTGCCGTGCCTCGCCGGGCTGATGCTGCTGGCCGGCCCCATCCTGGTCTCGCTCATTCAATACCGCGAGTTCACGCTGCATGACACGCAGATGGCGCGCTTCAGCCTCATCGCCTACGCCGCCGGGCTGCCGGCGTTCATGCTGGTCAAGATACTGGCCGGCGGTTTCTACGCGCGCCAGCAGCCCGGACGCCCGATGCGCATCGCCGTCGCCGCAATGGTGACCAACATGGTGCTGAATGTGGTGTTCGTCGTCGCGTGGGAGTATTCCGAAACGCCGGCGTCGCACACCGCGCTCGCCATCGCCACCAGCGCCGCCGCCTACCTCAACGCGGCGCTGCTTTACCGCGCCCTGAAGCGCGACGAGGTGTACCGCATCCGCCGCCGCACCCGCCGCCTGTTGGCAAAAGTTGTCGCCGCAACGCTGGTGATGGGCGCCGTGCTGTTCGTGCTGATTCCGCCGCTCGCAGGCTGGGCCGACTGGACGGTGATTCGCCGCGCGCTGACGCTGACCGGCCTGGTCGCACTCGGCGCCGCAATCTACTGGCTGGTGCTGGCGGCGTTGCGGGTAAAACTGGCGGAGTTTGTGCGCGCGCGTTGA
- a CDS encoding L-lactate permease has product MNGILISALPLIVLMAALLLKRGAVASPIAGGAAVLAVVFHDARFALDTGALLSADLPVVLILTLSVALVVVPGQMLNALLQASGVIAAIGARIETIPLSRMKMASMIVLGVAPALESMTGFGVSLFFTVPVLVQLFSMNKALLLSLLSMNIMPWGTLALATQVGAQLSGTPFSQLAFTTSLTSFAVFPVIGLLIFAVCREPGDQWRVLAWPLLAGLLLSCCLVFYNTHAAAELAGVYAGLTTAALMLLAEFLRRGPGLLSAFLSARPALLRLFAPYLTLIALIGLSRIAPVHDALQNLPGFQSGNVKLFVFASPGVFIFLTIVLMCACSGTWRNHSGALRDGIRRAVYPVTATMLFLVFAQLHRASGIFEDLASRMVALSVQEMTFIAPLLGMLSGYATGSNIGGNALFMALQSDTGRHFEHAIAFAALQNSSAGHAVFLSLPVVLLALSIAAGSGRGDGRGGSGDDVRARQAWLIRRALLCAPLIYAALVVGFWGVVG; this is encoded by the coding sequence ATGAACGGCATACTGATTTCCGCGCTTCCGCTGATTGTGCTGATGGCCGCCCTGCTGCTGAAAAGAGGCGCGGTGGCAAGCCCCATTGCCGGCGGCGCGGCGGTGCTGGCGGTTGTTTTCCATGATGCGCGGTTCGCGCTTGACACCGGCGCGCTGCTTTCCGCCGACCTGCCCGTCGTTCTCATCCTGACGCTTTCGGTGGCGCTGGTTGTGGTGCCGGGGCAGATGTTGAACGCCCTGTTGCAGGCATCCGGCGTTATCGCCGCCATCGGCGCGCGCATCGAGACCATTCCGCTGTCGCGCATGAAAATGGCCTCAATGATTGTGCTCGGCGTCGCCCCGGCGCTTGAGTCCATGACCGGGTTCGGGGTGTCGCTGTTTTTCACCGTGCCGGTTCTGGTGCAACTCTTCAGCATGAACAAGGCGCTGCTGCTGTCGCTGCTGAGCATGAACATCATGCCGTGGGGCACGCTTGCGCTCGCCACCCAGGTTGGCGCGCAACTGTCCGGCACGCCGTTTTCGCAGTTGGCCTTCACAACCAGCCTGACCAGTTTTGCGGTGTTTCCGGTTATCGGGCTGCTGATTTTCGCCGTCTGCCGCGAACCCGGCGACCAGTGGCGCGTGCTGGCCTGGCCGCTGCTTGCCGGACTGCTGCTGTCGTGCTGCCTGGTGTTCTACAACACGCACGCCGCCGCGGAACTGGCCGGCGTGTATGCCGGGCTGACCACCGCCGCGCTGATGCTGCTGGCCGAGTTTCTGCGCCGCGGGCCGGGCTTGTTGTCGGCTTTTCTGTCGGCCCGTCCCGCGCTGCTGCGTTTGTTCGCGCCTTATCTGACGCTTATCGCGCTCATCGGCCTGTCGCGGATTGCGCCGGTGCATGATGCGCTGCAAAACCTGCCCGGTTTTCAGAGCGGCAATGTGAAACTGTTTGTGTTCGCCAGTCCGGGGGTGTTTATTTTCCTCACCATCGTGCTGATGTGCGCGTGCTCCGGAACCTGGCGCAACCACTCCGGCGCGCTGCGCGACGGAATCCGGCGCGCGGTGTATCCGGTGACCGCCACCATGCTGTTTCTGGTGTTCGCGCAACTCCACCGCGCCAGCGGCATCTTTGAAGACCTGGCCTCGCGGATGGTCGCGCTGAGCGTGCAGGAGATGACCTTCATCGCGCCGCTGCTCGGCATGTTAAGCGGCTATGCGACCGGTTCCAACATCGGCGGCAACGCGCTTTTCATGGCGCTGCAAAGCGACACGGGACGGCATTTTGAACACGCGATTGCGTTTGCTGCGTTGCAAAACAGCAGCGCGGGCCATGCGGTGTTTTTGTCGTTGCCGGTTGTTTTGCTGGCGTTGTCGATTGCTGCTGGCAGTGGGCGGGGTGATGGGCGGGGCGGCAGCGGGGATGATGTGCGGGCGCGTCAAGCGTGGCTGATTCGGCGTGCACTGTTGTGTGCGCCGTTGATTTATGCGGCGCTGGTTGTGGGGTTTTGGGGGGTGGTTGGGTGA
- a CDS encoding toll/interleukin-1 receptor domain-containing protein, producing MTEKNPTFPVRLFFSYSHKDQRYKEAMEKSLALLERSRLLKHWSDHSILPGEQISPKIKKEMDNADIIVFLLSQDFIASDECMKEWDYAKRLFNQGELLFRVPIILSECAWKDLLDDDDVKALPTDGRAVAAFADDSEPWNEVYEGIKTIINKLKRNFSPKREFLREMEKTDFLSQHHIKLQDIFFFLPLTCYIPQAKEGQELIEEIINETELLKKKRVLIHGETMSGKTALGRYLFLSLVKKSHPVLHIDLKGVSGKPSKEIFRNEYRHQFNGDYSLWEKQDDKTLILDNLSSAPNLIEFVVFANDFFDRIIITLSSDIFYSYFRDEGRLTDYLEAEIEPLTYRQQEQLIRKRLELSDLDEPVTDGLIDQIENRLKSIDANKILPMYPFYLLTVLQTYEGYMPRGVSITSHGHCYYVLIVSNLIKAGISSSDKDINACFNFAEHLAFEIYDHKKKYSADTFDFNEFVAKYTGKFLIPNSIINRLKHDEYGIITQEGLFEKEYMHYFFLGRFFSKDRKKYQEILEEMGEKSYVPSNYLTLLFTIHHTSDDKIIDDILARTMCSLDILEPAILDRKETKRFGTILDNIEKNILSTDSVEAERAKERERREIRDIHNQQVEPGNEMEDTDGAYLANDFYRILKNTEILEQVLRNKYGSLEKEKVEEIIKTIMDSGLRLVNLILSSEEEINYFAHYIHEKHPDYDERKIRRFIRFISFQWTMAQIEKIVGAINQPEIRDTINQVVQQHSTPAYELIGYFSRLDSAKELTESVKGELGSLLKKHDDPFLKGVLSIRTQHYMNTHHSRASIEQSICSLLGIRYISK from the coding sequence ATGACCGAGAAAAATCCAACTTTCCCTGTACGCCTGTTTTTCAGCTACTCTCACAAAGATCAAAGATACAAGGAAGCTATGGAAAAATCGCTTGCCCTGCTTGAGAGAAGCAGATTGCTCAAGCACTGGTCTGATCACAGTATTTTGCCGGGGGAACAAATTTCTCCAAAAATAAAAAAGGAGATGGACAATGCAGACATTATTGTGTTTCTCCTTAGTCAAGATTTCATTGCCTCTGATGAATGTATGAAAGAATGGGATTATGCAAAGAGGCTTTTTAACCAAGGCGAGTTGTTGTTTCGAGTTCCAATTATTTTGTCGGAGTGTGCATGGAAAGACCTGCTTGATGATGACGATGTTAAGGCGCTGCCTACGGATGGAAGAGCGGTTGCCGCATTTGCCGATGATAGTGAGCCATGGAATGAAGTGTATGAAGGCATCAAAACCATCATCAATAAGCTGAAAAGAAATTTTTCCCCTAAACGAGAATTTCTGAGGGAAATGGAAAAGACAGATTTCCTGTCACAACACCACATTAAGCTGCAAGATATTTTCTTCTTTCTGCCCTTAACATGCTACATACCACAGGCGAAAGAGGGGCAAGAACTGATAGAGGAAATTATCAATGAAACGGAGCTTCTAAAGAAGAAGCGTGTCCTCATTCATGGGGAAACAATGAGTGGCAAAACAGCTCTTGGGCGATACTTGTTTCTGTCCTTAGTCAAGAAATCCCACCCTGTTCTGCATATAGATTTAAAAGGGGTTTCTGGGAAACCCAGCAAAGAAATTTTTCGCAACGAATACCGCCATCAGTTTAATGGAGATTATTCCCTGTGGGAAAAGCAGGATGATAAGACTCTTATATTGGATAATTTGTCATCAGCACCTAACTTAATTGAATTCGTTGTATTCGCCAATGATTTTTTCGACAGGATAATTATCACTTTGTCTTCTGATATTTTCTACTCTTATTTCAGAGATGAAGGGCGCCTGACTGATTATCTTGAAGCAGAAATAGAACCGTTAACTTACCGACAACAAGAGCAGCTAATCAGGAAGAGATTAGAATTATCTGACTTGGACGAGCCTGTCACGGATGGTCTCATAGATCAAATAGAAAATCGTCTTAAATCAATCGACGCCAACAAAATCCTGCCTATGTATCCGTTTTATCTGCTGACCGTTCTGCAAACCTACGAAGGCTATATGCCTAGAGGTGTATCTATAACTTCGCATGGGCATTGCTACTATGTACTGATTGTCTCCAATTTGATTAAAGCGGGAATCTCCAGCAGTGATAAAGATATAAACGCATGCTTTAATTTTGCCGAACATTTGGCATTTGAAATTTATGATCATAAGAAAAAGTATTCTGCAGATACATTCGACTTCAACGAGTTTGTTGCAAAATATACTGGCAAATTTCTTATTCCAAATTCAATTATTAACAGACTAAAGCATGATGAGTACGGTATCATTACACAAGAAGGTCTTTTTGAGAAAGAATATATGCATTATTTTTTCTTGGGGAGGTTCTTTTCAAAAGATAGGAAAAAATATCAAGAAATACTTGAAGAGATGGGAGAAAAAAGCTATGTGCCCTCAAACTATCTGACACTTCTTTTTACTATTCATCATACAAGCGATGATAAAATAATAGATGATATATTGGCTAGGACCATGTGTTCACTGGACATCCTTGAGCCAGCCATATTGGATCGTAAGGAAACGAAAAGATTTGGCACTATCCTTGATAATATAGAGAAAAATATACTTTCCACCGATAGTGTGGAAGCTGAAAGGGCGAAAGAAAGGGAAAGGCGGGAAATTCGGGATATCCATAATCAGCAAGTTGAACCAGGAAACGAAATGGAAGACACTGATGGTGCATATCTGGCCAATGATTTTTATAGAATCCTGAAAAACACTGAAATTCTGGAACAAGTCCTGAGAAATAAATATGGCAGCTTGGAGAAAGAGAAAGTAGAGGAAATCATCAAGACCATCATGGATAGTGGCTTGCGCCTTGTCAATCTTATTTTAAGTAGTGAAGAGGAAATAAATTATTTTGCACATTACATCCATGAAAAGCACCCTGATTATGATGAGCGGAAAATCAGGAGGTTTATTCGATTTATTTCTTTTCAGTGGACAATGGCTCAGATTGAAAAAATTGTTGGTGCAATAAATCAGCCGGAAATTAGAGATACTATCAATCAAGTTGTGCAGCAACATTCAACTCCTGCATATGAACTTATAGGATATTTCAGTCGGTTGGATAGTGCAAAAGAACTTACTGAAAGCGTGAAAGGAGAGCTTGGTAGCTTATTAAAAAAACATGATGATCCTTTCTTGAAAGGAGTGCTGTCCATTAGGACGCAACACTATATGAATACACATCATAGCAGGGCAAGCATTGAACAATCAATCTGCTCTCTGCTGGGCATTAGATATATCTCGAAATAG
- a CDS encoding DUF3883 domain-containing protein yields the protein MSSNKHPNYKILNLIGYGLAKFDSTFVKAFGFSSKSELYNHCVQIGVADTSDTVKNRQDMFDPFFENKRKGWWQRKSDYMHRKIYIDSLFGELDVHSYVNLLKAHLANQFPEYDARKGITPITRSIFKKLQQTGLEAELFFIHRYQSVDLFKNGILKDARFFGDGYDFQIQTGEHFYLSEVKGVAKSVGSIRLTKKEHEQAQEHKMRYVLSVVSNLEQGPKITAIQDPANCLNLKKQVLEQKQVSYHCDARAW from the coding sequence ATGTCATCTAACAAACATCCCAATTATAAAATTCTGAACCTCATCGGCTACGGCTTGGCAAAGTTTGATTCAACCTTTGTTAAAGCCTTTGGGTTTTCATCCAAGTCAGAGTTATACAACCATTGTGTTCAAATCGGCGTTGCCGACACCAGCGACACTGTGAAAAACAGGCAAGACATGTTCGATCCTTTTTTTGAGAACAAACGAAAAGGTTGGTGGCAAAGAAAAAGCGACTACATGCATCGCAAAATATACATTGACTCACTTTTTGGTGAGCTGGATGTGCATTCCTATGTCAATCTTTTGAAAGCGCATCTTGCCAATCAATTTCCCGAATATGATGCCAGGAAAGGCATCACCCCAATAACGCGCAGTATCTTTAAGAAGCTTCAGCAAACAGGTCTGGAGGCGGAGTTGTTTTTTATTCACCGCTATCAATCCGTGGACTTGTTCAAAAACGGAATATTAAAAGATGCGAGGTTTTTTGGTGATGGATACGACTTTCAAATCCAGACAGGCGAGCATTTTTACCTGTCAGAGGTAAAAGGGGTGGCAAAGTCTGTCGGCAGCATACGGCTCACAAAAAAAGAACACGAACAAGCACAAGAGCATAAAATGCGCTATGTGTTATCGGTTGTCAGCAACCTTGAGCAAGGCCCGAAAATTACGGCTATTCAAGATCCGGCTAATTGTCTGAATCTGAAGAAACAGGTTTTAGAACAAAAGCAAGTGAGTTACCACTGCGATGCCAGGGCTTGGTAG
- a CDS encoding carbonic anhydrase family protein: MKKTLLAAALAVLFGFACTGDAPRWGYSGDTGPQHWAELSPQYRACAGKNQAPINLTGFTEADLQPIRFDYRPGGNEILNNGHTVQVQYAADSSISVDGRAFALKQFHFHAPSENHINGQSFPMEAHLVHADKDGHLAVIAVMFTHGEANKGLAEAWANMPQHAGDKHALPSPVAAADILPANRDHYRFNGSLTTPPCTEGVRWLVMKNPVPASAEQIERFARVMHHPNNRPIQATNARAVLR; the protein is encoded by the coding sequence ATGAAAAAAACACTGCTTGCCGCGGCGTTGGCGGTTCTGTTCGGGTTCGCCTGCACCGGCGACGCGCCGCGCTGGGGTTACTCCGGCGACACCGGCCCGCAACACTGGGCCGAACTGTCGCCGCAATACCGCGCCTGCGCCGGCAAAAACCAGGCGCCCATCAACCTGACCGGCTTTACCGAGGCGGACCTGCAACCCATCCGCTTTGATTACCGCCCCGGCGGCAATGAAATCCTGAACAACGGCCACACCGTTCAGGTGCAATACGCGGCGGACAGCAGCATCAGCGTTGACGGGCGCGCATTCGCCCTCAAGCAGTTTCACTTTCACGCGCCGAGTGAAAACCACATCAACGGCCAGTCGTTTCCGATGGAGGCGCACCTTGTGCACGCCGACAAGGACGGCCACCTGGCGGTTATCGCGGTGATGTTCACGCACGGCGAGGCCAACAAGGGGCTGGCCGAGGCGTGGGCAAACATGCCGCAGCACGCCGGCGACAAACACGCCCTGCCCTCGCCCGTCGCCGCCGCCGACATTCTGCCCGCCAACCGCGACCACTACCGCTTTAACGGCTCGCTGACAACGCCGCCGTGCACCGAGGGCGTGCGCTGGCTGGTGATGAAGAATCCGGTGCCGGCGTCCGCCGAACAGATTGAACGGTTTGCGCGGGTGATGCACCATCCGAATAATCGTCCGATACAGGCGACGAATGCGCGGGCGGTTTTGCGGTGA
- a CDS encoding type 1 glutamine amidotransferase has product MSALPPQILVLQHIDVEDLGYLHDLMQQDHFGLTTVRLDLGEKIPAHLEQFDAMFSMGGPMDTCMEREFPWLVDEKKAIREFVVALEKPFMGFCLGCQLLGEVVGGEVVKSASPEVGIFDIRINGAGRRDKIFSGFPQTFKALQWHSWEVANLRHNKDVTMLGSTDTTECQIFKYREHAYGIQFHIEIKDHTVSAWGEVPEYRRALEQSLGGDGLGLFNREALENLKDINRCAEIFYNQLKTMLRETR; this is encoded by the coding sequence ATGTCCGCCTTACCGCCGCAAATACTGGTGCTTCAGCACATTGATGTTGAAGACCTTGGCTACCTGCACGACCTGATGCAGCAAGACCATTTTGGCCTGACCACCGTGCGCCTTGACCTGGGCGAGAAAATTCCGGCGCACTTGGAGCAGTTTGATGCGATGTTCTCGATGGGCGGGCCGATGGACACCTGCATGGAACGGGAATTCCCGTGGCTGGTTGACGAGAAAAAAGCCATCCGCGAGTTTGTCGTCGCGCTTGAAAAGCCGTTCATGGGCTTTTGCCTCGGTTGCCAGTTGCTGGGGGAAGTCGTCGGCGGCGAGGTGGTGAAATCTGCGTCGCCGGAAGTCGGCATCTTTGATATTCGCATCAACGGCGCCGGCAGGCGCGACAAAATCTTTTCCGGGTTTCCGCAAACCTTCAAGGCGCTGCAATGGCATTCATGGGAAGTCGCCAATCTGCGGCACAACAAGGATGTGACGATGCTCGGCTCCACCGACACCACCGAATGCCAGATATTCAAATACCGCGAGCACGCCTACGGCATCCAGTTTCATATCGAGATAAAAGACCACACCGTGTCGGCGTGGGGCGAGGTTCCCGAATACCGGCGGGCGCTGGAGCAAAGCCTGGGCGGGGACGGCCTCGGCCTGTTCAACCGCGAAGCGCTGGAGAACCTGAAAGACATCAACCGCTGCGCCGAAATTTTCTACAATCAATTGAAAACCATGCTGAGGGAAACACGATGA